One genomic window of Paenisporosarcina antarctica includes the following:
- a CDS encoding circularly permuted type 2 ATP-grasp protein: MFSMYKVKPFFDEMIKASGKPKDHYQKFYDMVHNFSTDELKERHERAQLSFLRQGITFTVYNNNVGAERTMPFDFVPIIIPSDEWETIEKGMVQRSEALNCFLQDVYHDQKIIKDGIIPRDLVEDNPYYYAKQIQGVTIPLNNHIFLAGIDLIRDENGKYLVLEDNLRNPSGISYVYQNRYVMRQVYPEFFAKHSVHTLEHQVTYLHEAIMDHAPEGVENPNAVLLTPGIYNSAYYDHVFLAQQMGLQLVEGRDLIVTNDIVYMKTIRGLEKVDVIYRRIDDDFLDPLAFREDSNLGVAGLLDAYRQGNVAILNGIGNGVADDKAMYVYVPDMIRYYLNEEPIIENVKTYRLEDPIQRDWVLERLHELVVKNVGASGGYDMLIGPHASVEEIEKFRGKILETPHQYIAQPTIKLSRAPAYQGEEFYPCHVDLRVFVIRGKETHVFPGGLSRVALKKGSLVVNSSQGGGGKDTWVMKSGGTT, translated from the coding sequence ATGTTTAGTATGTACAAAGTAAAGCCATTTTTTGATGAAATGATAAAGGCAAGTGGAAAACCCAAGGATCACTATCAAAAATTTTATGATATGGTTCATAATTTTTCTACTGATGAACTTAAAGAAAGACATGAAAGAGCACAATTATCTTTTTTGAGACAAGGAATTACCTTTACGGTATATAATAATAATGTAGGTGCTGAACGCACAATGCCTTTTGATTTTGTTCCAATCATTATTCCTTCAGACGAATGGGAAACGATAGAAAAAGGGATGGTCCAACGTTCTGAAGCATTAAATTGTTTTTTACAGGATGTGTACCACGATCAGAAAATTATTAAAGATGGTATCATACCAAGAGATTTAGTAGAAGATAATCCTTATTACTACGCCAAACAAATACAAGGCGTTACTATTCCGTTAAATAATCATATTTTTCTTGCTGGAATTGATTTAATTCGTGATGAAAATGGAAAATACTTAGTGCTAGAGGACAATTTACGCAATCCTTCAGGTATCTCGTATGTCTACCAAAATCGCTACGTAATGCGCCAGGTGTACCCAGAATTTTTCGCTAAACATTCTGTCCATACTTTAGAACATCAAGTGACGTATTTACATGAAGCGATTATGGACCATGCCCCAGAAGGAGTGGAAAATCCTAACGCCGTTTTATTAACTCCAGGTATATATAATTCCGCTTACTATGATCATGTATTTTTAGCGCAACAGATGGGTCTTCAACTAGTCGAAGGTCGAGACTTAATAGTCACAAATGATATTGTTTATATGAAGACGATTCGAGGACTTGAAAAAGTGGATGTCATTTACCGCCGAATTGATGATGATTTTTTAGATCCATTAGCTTTCCGTGAAGATTCAAACCTAGGTGTAGCGGGGTTATTGGATGCGTATCGTCAAGGGAATGTGGCAATTTTAAATGGCATTGGAAATGGAGTAGCTGATGATAAAGCGATGTATGTATATGTGCCCGATATGATTCGCTATTACTTGAATGAAGAACCGATTATTGAAAACGTCAAGACATATCGTTTAGAAGATCCTATTCAGCGGGACTGGGTACTTGAACGTTTACATGAATTAGTAGTTAAAAACGTAGGTGCCTCTGGGGGTTATGACATGCTTATAGGGCCTCATGCAAGCGTGGAAGAAATCGAAAAATTCCGAGGTAAGATTCTGGAAACACCTCATCAATATATTGCCCAACCAACGATTAAGTTATCAAGAGCACCAGCTTATCAAGGAGAAGAATTTTATCCTTGTCACGTTGATCTACGTGTATTTGTGATCAGAGGAAAAGAAACGCATGTATTCCCAGGCGGTTTATCCCGTGTGGCACTAAAAAAAGGGTCCCTAGTCGTCAATTCTTCACAAGGTGGGGGCGGTAAAGATACGTGGGTTATGAAGTCAGGGGGTACAACTTAA
- a CDS encoding ArsR/SmtB family transcription factor, with protein MINEEVTHLFKSLSHPIRVDILDILKKGPIATGELSGHFEVSRYAIMKHLKILEDTHLIVVRRQGRTRLNYLNIIPLQEVYNRWVSQYESKLSTSLTNLKTKLEYGGTELMKLEISSFQIEQQIEINAPLTRVFHSLVNDINDWWEFRFEEDNSKITFDPKVGGLFMENWGNGQGALWGTVLYYKKNEEIRLQGLLGMQGAVTSHYGYRLESNGDATKVKLSHSAVGLLDPKWEESHTNGWALLLNKLKMHSENNE; from the coding sequence ATGATTAATGAAGAAGTAACTCACTTATTTAAATCTTTGTCCCATCCAATACGAGTGGACATTCTCGATATATTAAAAAAAGGTCCTATTGCTACCGGTGAGTTAAGTGGACATTTTGAAGTATCCAGATATGCCATTATGAAGCATTTAAAAATACTCGAAGATACTCATCTAATCGTCGTTCGTAGACAAGGTCGAACACGTTTAAACTACTTGAATATCATTCCTTTACAAGAAGTGTATAACCGCTGGGTCAGTCAATATGAATCAAAACTATCAACATCTTTAACGAATTTAAAAACAAAACTTGAATATGGAGGAACTGAACTTATGAAATTAGAAATTAGCTCTTTTCAAATTGAACAGCAGATTGAAATAAATGCTCCTCTTACACGTGTTTTTCACTCCCTCGTTAACGATATCAACGACTGGTGGGAATTCCGTTTTGAAGAGGACAACTCTAAAATAACATTTGATCCAAAAGTCGGTGGATTGTTTATGGAAAATTGGGGTAATGGCCAAGGAGCTCTTTGGGGGACGGTACTTTATTACAAAAAGAATGAAGAAATTCGTTTACAAGGATTACTAGGTATGCAAGGCGCCGTTACTAGTCATTATGGCTATCGTTTGGAAAGCAACGGTGATGCAACGAAAGTCAAATTATCACATAGCGCTGTTGGATTACTTGATCCTAAATGGGAAGAATCGCATACCAATGGATGGGCACTTCTATTAAATAAATTGAAAATGCATAGCGAAAACAATGAATAG
- a CDS encoding SRPBCC family protein → MNSYVKRLELAASVEHVYEALTTENGIKSWWTTDCDVSTKVGGIHTFRFERLLFNSMEILELVPNEIVHWRCVEGWSEWKETEVLFTLHPTENGKTTVEFQHLGLTPLLSCYKMCSKGWDDTLLHLQQYVENGETNAHVPKTGLKGVLSRTAFKFFSKKYMK, encoded by the coding sequence ATGAATAGCTATGTAAAACGACTCGAACTTGCTGCCTCTGTAGAACATGTATACGAAGCGCTAACAACTGAAAATGGCATTAAAAGTTGGTGGACCACCGACTGCGATGTAAGCACAAAGGTAGGCGGAATCCATACGTTTCGTTTTGAGCGTTTATTATTTAATTCTATGGAAATACTAGAACTCGTTCCTAATGAAATAGTACATTGGAGATGTGTTGAAGGTTGGAGTGAATGGAAAGAAACGGAGGTCCTTTTCACATTACACCCAACTGAAAATGGTAAAACAACAGTTGAGTTTCAACATCTAGGATTAACTCCATTGTTATCCTGCTACAAAATGTGTTCTAAGGGTTGGGATGACACGCTTCTTCACTTGCAGCAGTATGTGGAAAACGGAGAAACGAATGCACACGTCCCAAAGACTGGTTTAAAAGGTGTTTTATCTCGAACTGCTTTTAAGTTTTTCTCTAAAAAATATATGAAATAA
- a CDS encoding sensor histidine kinase, whose translation MNTLIKDVLLNVSLITIIILMWKFLSLKNQESHLFQKASLGIAAIMSITFCLSFPLVFQDQFQINFYHIPIGIAGLYGGATIGSILFVVTAPLLFLLSEDNLEISMILLVSQTLAIILLSPYFNRWKINNKMIIGTLLISIFSSVSIATTININQTDQVSLIIGLGVILVYLAFIAFCFFLIEKFNTSLETQKIVANAEKMEGLYHLAAAFGHEVRQPITTGKGMLQLLSDDSLPTDKRIEFLSAAISEVNRAEKIIQDYQVFAQPYSNKLERFDLVNEIQKVLNLVEPLTNVSNVQINTNLSSAWINGDKAKIERCLIHICTNAVEAMDTGGILTIQSFSTTENSIIEISDTGIGMTKKQISTLGEPLYSLSSRKGTGLGMMMVFRLVEGMKGKLEIQSKVGEGTKVTIVFPNKKLLKDAHTHIDKEFVY comes from the coding sequence ATGAATACTTTGATTAAAGATGTACTTCTAAACGTATCATTAATCACCATCATTATTTTGATGTGGAAATTTTTATCTCTAAAAAATCAAGAATCGCATCTCTTTCAAAAGGCTTCTTTGGGTATAGCTGCAATCATGTCAATTACATTTTGTTTATCATTTCCTTTAGTATTTCAGGACCAATTTCAAATTAATTTTTATCATATCCCTATTGGAATAGCAGGTTTATATGGAGGGGCAACAATTGGTTCCATTTTGTTCGTGGTAACTGCCCCTTTGTTATTTCTATTAAGTGAAGATAATTTAGAAATTTCAATGATTCTTCTCGTTAGCCAAACTCTTGCTATTATTTTACTAAGCCCATATTTTAATAGGTGGAAAATAAATAATAAAATGATTATTGGGACGTTATTAATTTCTATTTTTTCTTCCGTTTCGATTGCAACTACAATAAACATTAATCAGACAGATCAAGTATCCCTTATTATTGGTCTTGGCGTTATTCTTGTATATTTAGCATTTATCGCCTTTTGCTTTTTCCTAATTGAAAAGTTCAACACATCTTTAGAAACGCAAAAGATAGTAGCCAATGCGGAAAAAATGGAAGGACTGTATCATCTCGCTGCAGCTTTTGGACATGAGGTTAGACAACCTATTACAACTGGAAAAGGAATGCTGCAATTATTATCAGATGATAGTTTGCCAACAGATAAAAGAATCGAATTTTTATCTGCTGCTATTTCCGAAGTGAATAGAGCAGAGAAAATAATTCAAGATTATCAAGTTTTTGCGCAACCTTATTCCAATAAATTAGAACGGTTCGATTTAGTCAATGAAATTCAAAAAGTACTCAATCTCGTGGAACCTTTGACCAATGTAAGTAATGTACAAATCAATACAAATCTTTCGTCTGCTTGGATTAATGGCGATAAAGCAAAAATTGAACGCTGTCTTATTCATATATGTACGAATGCCGTTGAAGCAATGGATACTGGAGGGATTCTGACCATACAGTCTTTTAGTACTACGGAAAATTCAATCATTGAAATTTCTGATACGGGGATAGGAATGACGAAGAAACAAATATCTACATTGGGTGAACCTCTCTATAGTCTAAGTAGTCGAAAGGGTACCGGGCTAGGCATGATGATGGTATTCCGTTTAGTTGAAGGTATGAAGGGCAAACTTGAGATTCAAAGTAAAGTAGGGGAAGGTACAAAAGTAACAATAGTTTTTCCTAATAAGAAACTATTGAAGGATGCACATACACATATAGATAAAGAATTTGTTTATTAA
- a CDS encoding sensor histidine kinase, with translation MAAMKQIVETELQSINSTYIVLNQDLCIKEVYQDNLGILSSDNELLGEPLKSVMKKEYLELVIKIEDARKNKKPSFLKVITKQKYEYEVEILPFENFLLVLIKHRLKNTNFMINKLNDKNQELETKYHQVLVGLKDSDLANTEKTDLLLLLCHEFRTPLNIINGYLQILLSNSQQSLTKDQQKYLSKITNASKQLEMIMNDALDFVKVNKGKLRVKTEYIDINDLIEDCIQAQSIEACVKNIKITHKNEESKVLIYSDKKRLTQVLMNILSNAVKYTNEGGYIQINSLRNEQRLLIEVIDTGVGIQGKELAYIFSPYYRSSSTDSMSTGFGIGLFLVKQVLTELGGLVHVSSELGVGSRFIIELPIEN, from the coding sequence ATGGCAGCAATGAAACAAATTGTTGAAACGGAATTACAATCAATAAACTCGACATACATTGTCTTAAATCAAGATCTTTGTATTAAAGAAGTTTATCAAGATAATTTAGGAATACTTTCTTCTGATAATGAACTTTTAGGAGAACCGTTAAAAAGCGTTATGAAAAAAGAGTATTTAGAATTAGTCATTAAGATAGAAGATGCTAGAAAAAATAAAAAGCCTTCTTTTTTAAAAGTAATTACTAAACAAAAGTATGAGTATGAGGTTGAAATACTACCTTTTGAGAATTTTTTATTAGTCCTGATTAAGCATAGATTAAAAAATACAAACTTCATGATAAATAAGTTAAATGATAAAAATCAGGAATTAGAAACTAAATACCATCAAGTATTAGTAGGACTAAAAGATTCTGATCTGGCCAACACAGAAAAAACAGATTTATTATTATTATTATGTCACGAGTTTAGGACACCTTTAAATATTATTAATGGATATCTTCAAATATTATTGTCTAATTCTCAACAAAGTTTAACGAAGGACCAACAAAAATATTTATCAAAAATAACTAATGCAAGTAAACAACTAGAAATGATTATGAATGATGCATTGGATTTTGTTAAAGTAAACAAAGGAAAATTGAGAGTTAAAACTGAATACATTGATATAAATGACCTTATTGAAGATTGTATTCAAGCTCAATCTATAGAGGCATGCGTAAAGAATATCAAAATTACTCATAAAAATGAAGAATCAAAAGTATTAATTTACTCTGATAAAAAAAGACTAACTCAAGTATTGATGAACATTTTATCAAATGCTGTTAAATATACTAATGAAGGCGGATACATTCAAATCAACAGCCTTAGAAATGAGCAGAGGTTACTAATTGAAGTAATTGATACTGGTGTTGGTATTCAGGGCAAAGAATTAGCTTACATATTCTCCCCGTATTATCGCTCCTCTTCCACAGACTCGATGTCTACAGGGTTTGGTATTGGTTTATTCTTGGTCAAGCAGGTTCTTACAGAGTTGGGTGGTTTGGTACATGTTTCTAGTGAGTTAGGTGTAGGTAGTCGTTTTATTATTGAATTACCTATTGAAAATTAA
- a CDS encoding LytR/AlgR family response regulator transcription factor, which yields MIPYKVLLADDHQDSLEILEIFINNHPQYEVVSTCSNGEELISNTAKFKPDIVITDVKMPILNGIESIRKVLQFQRDLKVIFVSGYNEFAVEAFDIRAVDYIVKPVELSRLYAALEKTQTDNRIQKISMKSKKKLPFKFKGAMFFIPFSDIFFIEKAGKKCLIHTKEGTFETYERIGYLSELLDESFFLSHRSNIVNLENIIYIKPQNETFLAYFRNFDKHAHISKLKIKEIELKIKS from the coding sequence GTGATACCATATAAAGTCTTGCTTGCAGACGATCATCAAGATTCATTAGAAATATTAGAGATTTTTATAAATAATCATCCTCAATATGAAGTTGTTTCTACATGCTCCAATGGAGAAGAATTGATTTCAAACACAGCAAAATTTAAACCAGACATTGTCATAACTGATGTTAAAATGCCGATTTTAAATGGGATTGAATCGATTAGAAAAGTTTTGCAATTTCAAAGGGATTTAAAGGTTATTTTTGTTTCAGGTTACAATGAATTCGCAGTAGAAGCTTTTGATATAAGGGCAGTTGATTATATTGTAAAACCAGTTGAACTTTCTAGACTATATGCAGCTTTAGAAAAGACTCAAACTGATAATCGTATACAAAAAATTTCCATGAAAAGTAAAAAGAAACTTCCCTTTAAATTTAAAGGAGCTATGTTTTTTATTCCTTTTTCAGATATTTTCTTTATTGAAAAAGCAGGAAAAAAATGTTTAATTCATACAAAAGAGGGCACATTTGAAACATATGAAAGAATTGGTTATCTTTCTGAATTACTTGATGAATCCTTTTTTTTATCTCATAGATCAAATATCGTAAATCTTGAAAATATTATTTATATTAAACCGCAGAATGAAACATTCCTAGCTTATTTTAGAAATTTTGATAAGCATGCACATATATCAAAACTTAAAATTAAAGAAATTGAACTTAAAATAAAAAGCTAG
- a CDS encoding ABC transporter substrate-binding protein, with the protein MKKWLGLFFIMILMVGGCSQEETVRVDDQVSKDNPSGDLAPLSKKTKVIISEDGAASGAGFYIAKEKGYFEDYNIDIEFATFANSDDMLPALASGEVDIAGGISSASFFNAIAQGIDVKIIADKGHNEKGKSYFTFVIGADKQDEIKDYSDLKGKRIAISTQNAVDDYIFHEMLKHAGLKKDDVEFVLMPDFGSMMAAIGNGSIDAALQIEPLITKGVAEGIHVRFGDATDFAPEAQIALVLGSPKFMEEEQDVSLRFMAAYLKGVRDYNDAFKKGEDKDEIIDIMTQYTSLKDAAVWEDVFVTGLDPNGKMFIGDIGDQYELYKKNGAIRGKFNFDEAIDTSLTEKAVKIIGTYEK; encoded by the coding sequence ATGAAGAAGTGGTTAGGGCTATTTTTTATTATGATTTTAATGGTAGGCGGTTGTTCACAAGAAGAAACGGTGAGGGTAGACGACCAGGTAAGTAAGGATAATCCATCTGGTGATTTAGCACCTTTAAGCAAGAAGACGAAAGTTATTATTTCTGAAGATGGTGCCGCGTCAGGTGCTGGCTTTTATATTGCAAAAGAAAAAGGCTACTTTGAAGACTACAATATTGATATTGAATTTGCCACTTTTGCAAATAGTGATGATATGTTACCAGCCCTCGCATCGGGTGAAGTGGATATAGCGGGAGGCATTTCATCGGCTTCTTTTTTTAATGCAATCGCGCAAGGAATCGATGTGAAAATTATCGCTGATAAAGGTCACAATGAAAAAGGTAAATCGTATTTCACGTTTGTTATTGGTGCAGATAAACAAGATGAAATTAAAGACTATAGTGATTTAAAAGGAAAAAGAATTGCCATTTCTACTCAAAACGCTGTTGATGATTACATTTTCCATGAAATGCTTAAGCATGCCGGTCTTAAAAAAGATGATGTAGAATTTGTTCTTATGCCAGACTTTGGCAGCATGATGGCAGCCATAGGAAATGGCTCAATTGATGCGGCCTTACAAATTGAACCTCTTATTACAAAGGGTGTCGCTGAAGGAATTCACGTGCGTTTCGGAGATGCAACTGATTTCGCTCCTGAAGCACAAATCGCATTGGTTCTTGGCTCACCGAAATTTATGGAAGAAGAACAAGATGTGTCCTTACGCTTTATGGCGGCCTATTTAAAAGGTGTTCGTGATTATAATGATGCCTTCAAAAAAGGGGAAGATAAGGATGAAATTATCGACATCATGACACAATACACGTCTTTAAAAGACGCCGCGGTGTGGGAAGATGTTTTTGTAACAGGACTTGATCCAAATGGAAAAATGTTCATAGGCGATATTGGCGATCAATATGAATTGTACAAGAAAAATGGAGCAATTCGTGGGAAATTTAATTTTGACGAAGCAATTGATACGAGTTTAACAGAAAAGGCAGTTAAAATTATTGGTACGTATGAAAAGTAA
- a CDS encoding ABC transporter ATP-binding protein — protein sequence MSPNPKISIHQLTKVFYKKQNSVSALENITLDIKDGEFVCLVGPSGCGKTTLLRILAGLENQSSGEFTIKKSDQSRPNQSMVFQERGILPWLTVEENVAFGLTMRHLPKSLVKERTSHFLSKVGLTKFAKMYPKELSGGMIQRVSIARAFANDPEILLMDEPFGALDEQNKYILQEELLSIWSETKKTVLFITHSIDEALYLSDRVLLMSAQPGKIINEIIIDLPRPRKLEDIRTNPEITSKFMEIWSHLQVEVQGSRF from the coding sequence GTGAGTCCGAACCCTAAAATATCAATTCATCAGTTAACAAAAGTATTTTATAAAAAACAAAATAGTGTCAGCGCGCTTGAAAACATTACACTTGATATTAAAGATGGAGAATTTGTTTGTCTTGTTGGACCGAGTGGATGTGGAAAGACGACGCTGCTACGTATATTAGCAGGACTTGAAAACCAAAGTTCAGGTGAATTCACAATTAAAAAAAGTGATCAAAGTCGTCCGAATCAATCCATGGTGTTTCAAGAAAGAGGTATTCTCCCTTGGCTAACAGTTGAGGAAAATGTTGCATTTGGACTTACAATGCGGCACCTACCAAAATCTCTTGTAAAAGAGAGAACTAGTCATTTTTTAAGTAAAGTAGGTCTTACAAAATTCGCGAAAATGTATCCGAAAGAACTATCTGGTGGGATGATTCAACGCGTTAGTATTGCGAGAGCTTTTGCGAACGATCCGGAAATATTGTTAATGGATGAACCCTTTGGGGCACTTGACGAGCAGAATAAGTACATTTTACAAGAAGAACTATTATCAATTTGGTCTGAAACGAAAAAAACGGTGTTATTTATTACGCATAGCATCGACGAAGCATTGTATTTAAGTGACCGTGTGTTACTCATGAGTGCGCAACCAGGCAAAATAATAAATGAAATAATAATAGATTTGCCAAGGCCGAGAAAACTAGAAGACATTCGAACGAATCCTGAAATTACTTCTAAATTCATGGAAATTTGGAGTCATTTACAAGTTGAAGTGCAAGGGTCAAGATTTTGA
- a CDS encoding ABC transporter permease: MKDIKNPIETEKQEWRKQQNQLRLKTWLTIFSPICILLVWEFLSQTGLIDARFFPPPTAIASTFFDLIISGELFHHINISLFRIFVGFLLGVIPGIIIGLCMGLYAPIRHFISPIIMALMPIPTIALLPIIIIIFGIGEVSKVVTIAGSVFFPVVINTVAGVISIDSIYLDVAKNYGASRKDFFLKIALPGSLPVMLEGIQMGQAIALLTIVAAEMMGASSGIGYLIWTSYRAFLLKEMFVGLILISFFGYIFSLFLRGLQRKLVPWR; encoded by the coding sequence ATGAAGGATATAAAAAACCCAATAGAAACGGAAAAACAAGAATGGAGAAAACAACAAAACCAACTTCGCTTAAAAACTTGGCTGACTATATTCTCACCAATATGTATTTTGCTCGTCTGGGAATTTTTATCTCAGACCGGACTAATTGATGCTCGGTTTTTCCCCCCACCAACTGCCATTGCTTCCACATTTTTTGATTTGATTATAAGCGGTGAGTTGTTCCATCACATCAATATTTCATTGTTTCGAATTTTTGTAGGATTTTTACTAGGTGTAATTCCTGGTATTATTATCGGTTTGTGTATGGGTTTGTATGCGCCGATTCGCCACTTTATTTCGCCAATTATTATGGCGTTAATGCCAATACCTACAATTGCATTATTACCGATTATTATCATCATATTTGGAATTGGAGAAGTATCAAAAGTTGTCACCATAGCTGGTAGTGTTTTTTTCCCTGTAGTAATAAATACAGTTGCAGGTGTAATTTCAATTGATTCCATTTATTTAGATGTGGCAAAAAATTATGGAGCTAGTCGGAAAGACTTCTTCTTGAAAATCGCTTTACCTGGTTCACTTCCTGTCATGTTAGAAGGAATACAAATGGGGCAGGCAATCGCATTGCTTACAATTGTTGCAGCTGAAATGATGGGCGCAAGTTCGGGGATAGGCTACTTGATTTGGACGTCTTACAGAGCGTTTTTATTAAAAGAAATGTTTGTTGGGTTGATTCTTATTTCGTTCTTTGGTTATATCTTTTCATTATTTTTACGAGGGTTACAACGAAAACTAGTACCGTGGAGGTGA
- a CDS encoding YpzG family protein produces the protein MSKKKPLDEKSSELKHNWTRPKRVNTQVNGNTEESQSTQILKTSAKIHRFL, from the coding sequence ATGAGTAAGAAAAAACCGCTCGATGAAAAATCCTCGGAATTGAAACATAACTGGACGAGGCCTAAAAGAGTTAATACACAAGTTAACGGTAATACAGAAGAATCGCAATCGACTCAAATTTTAAAAACCAGCGCCAAGATCCACCGATTCCTGTAA
- a CDS encoding YaiI/YqxD family protein, whose translation MIHILVDADGCPVVDLTIQCAKQHELPVTLFCDTSHNMQRDGAQTIMVSKGMDAVDFVLVNRVKSGDIVITQDYGLAAMVLAKRGLVMDQNGREYTNDNIDQLLHSRHIAKKIRQAGGRMKGPKKRQKENNESFERAIKALILQQINKQVE comes from the coding sequence ATGATCCATATTTTAGTTGATGCAGACGGTTGTCCAGTTGTAGATTTGACCATTCAATGTGCAAAACAACATGAACTTCCTGTTACGTTATTTTGCGATACATCCCACAACATGCAACGAGATGGTGCCCAGACTATAATGGTTTCAAAAGGAATGGATGCTGTGGATTTTGTACTCGTGAATCGAGTGAAGTCAGGGGATATTGTCATCACACAAGATTACGGTCTAGCTGCAATGGTATTAGCCAAACGAGGTCTCGTTATGGACCAAAATGGTCGTGAATACACCAATGACAATATAGATCAGCTTTTACATAGTCGTCACATCGCCAAGAAGATCCGTCAAGCAGGTGGGAGAATGAAAGGTCCGAAAAAGAGACAGAAAGAAAATAATGAGAGCTTTGAACGAGCAATTAAAGCGTTAATTCTACAACAAATAAATAAACAAGTAGAGTAA
- a CDS encoding potassium channel family protein — protein sequence MKNLSLLFAAFIFIVFCTVTIYLIEPDTFESLLTSFYFVMTTFSTVGYGDYSPVTGAGRLFTVLMYLLGIGLLGVVIGKIVDSFSIFRKRKEEGKLAYTNENHIIIVGWGKKTETAVEEVLSSDSFSEVVIIDTLPTSPIDVAINRVHYVQGDASEEETFTRANIKKAKSVIIFADDTIQVPSLRDAKTLTTAITVERLASHVHTTVEIMTKKQIPNFSHVKVDEFILSQETTSLLAVRSAMHQNVSTIVTQLISRSRGEDLFEAKVDPKWQTYGDAFHDLLASGATLIADRQQMDINRRLHEDIPSDAVLYVICNEDTHRKLITKSINHL from the coding sequence ATGAAAAATTTATCCTTATTATTTGCTGCGTTTATCTTTATTGTATTTTGTACGGTGACGATTTACTTAATAGAGCCAGATACATTTGAAAGTTTGCTAACTTCATTTTACTTTGTCATGACTACTTTTTCTACAGTAGGATATGGTGATTATTCACCTGTGACCGGAGCCGGAAGACTTTTCACTGTCCTTATGTATTTGCTAGGAATCGGGTTACTTGGTGTTGTTATTGGGAAAATAGTAGATTCGTTTTCTATATTTAGAAAACGTAAGGAGGAAGGCAAGTTGGCTTATACAAATGAAAATCACATCATCATTGTTGGTTGGGGAAAGAAAACAGAAACTGCTGTCGAAGAAGTATTATCTTCAGACTCATTTAGTGAAGTTGTCATTATTGACACCCTACCTACTTCGCCGATAGATGTTGCAATTAATCGTGTGCATTATGTACAAGGGGATGCTTCGGAGGAAGAGACCTTTACTCGAGCGAATATTAAAAAAGCTAAATCCGTTATTATCTTCGCAGATGATACGATCCAAGTCCCATCATTGAGAGATGCTAAAACATTGACGACTGCCATAACAGTCGAACGATTAGCTTCTCACGTTCACACAACTGTGGAAATTATGACAAAGAAACAAATCCCCAACTTCTCTCATGTCAAAGTGGATGAATTTATTTTGTCTCAAGAAACTACCTCTCTACTTGCTGTTCGTTCCGCAATGCATCAAAATGTGAGTACTATTGTTACTCAATTAATTAGTCGGAGTAGAGGCGAGGATTTGTTCGAGGCTAAAGTGGATCCCAAATGGCAAACTTATGGAGATGCTTTCCACGATTTATTAGCTTCAGGAGCTACTCTAATTGCCGATCGTCAACAAATGGATATTAATCGCCGATTGCATGAAGATATTCCTTCGGATGCCGTGTTATATGTAATTTGTAATGAAGACACGCATCGTAAGTTGATAACTAAATCTATAAACCATTTGTAG